A segment of the Nostoc sp. TCL26-01 genome:
ATCACCAGACGCACCAAAAAAGCGTTCACACCCCATCAAACAAAGTAGAATAATCCCTGCACCCAATAACAATAATGCTTGTTTAACTAACTTATTCATGCCAACTTTTTATTGGTGTTGATGGCGGCTTATTATATCTCATAAAAATAGAAATGGTAGACCTGGATTTCTCACAAAACGGTAGGGGCGGGTTCATGAGATATTCGTGAATGATTGAAGCATATTTGTGAACCCGCCCCTACAGCCTCTGGGCTTCGGTTTTATAAATTTCGTGAGAAATTCGGGGTAGACACCATCCCTATTTCTTATTGTTCTATTTCATCTACTGCTTTTGGCACTCCAGCCGTTAACACCTCATGTCCTGTAGCTGTCACCAAAACATCATCCTCAATGCGAATCCCAATTCCCACCCAACGCGGATCAGTGGCAGGCTGGTCTTCTGCTAACTTGGTATCTGGGACAATATACAATCCCGGTTCCACCGTCAGCACTTGTCCTGGTTGTAAAATCTGCGGTTTATCCTCACCGTGTTGATAAACCCCCACATCATGCACATCCAAACCTAACCAATGGCTAGTGCGGTGCATATAGTAAGGTTTATATTTTTCTTCCTCAATTAACTTATCCACTTCGCCAGTGAGAATACCCAGTTCCACCATACCTTCAGTTAAGACACGGACGGCGGTATCATGAACTGATTTGAAAGAATTACCTGGTTGTACTTGCGCGATCGCTTGTTTTTGCGCTGACAGTACCAGTTCATATAATATCTTTTGTTCTGGCGTAAATTTACCGCTTACCGGAAATGTGCGAGTAATGTCTGAGTTGTAATAATTGTATGAACAACCAGCATCAATTAAGAGTAATTCTCCTGATTGGATTTGGCGATTATTTTCGATGTAATGCAAGACACAAGCATTCACCCCAGAAGCCACAATTGAAGGATACGCTGGCCCCAATGCACCCCGTTTGCGAAAGATATGTTCTATCTCCGCCTGAATTTCGTACTCATAACGTCCTGGTGTAGTGAATTCCCTGGCGTAATTGTGTGCTTCCACAGCGATCGCTACTGCTTGACGCATCTGTACCAATTCTGATTCACTTTTAATTAGCCTCAAAGCGTGGATGATAGTACCTGTATCCTCTATGGCAATCGGCCCTGTACCCCGCTTGGGATAGGTTCGCAGTAACTCTTGGTAATGTCCTAAGATTTTGTCATTAAAATGGCGATCGCGTCCTAAGTGATAATAAAGGCGATCAGCTTTTTCTAAATACTGGGGTAATTTTTCATCAAGTTCGGCAATGGGGTACACTTCATCTGCACCGTAGATTTCTTTCGCTGCTTCCACTCCACACAAATAACCCGTCCAAACTTCCTTTTCTCGATCCTTTGGCTGCACAAACAGCACAAACTTATGTTCTTGATGGTGGGGTGCTAACACAGCCACCGCCTGCGGTTCGTTGAAACCAGTCAGGTAGAAAAAATCACTATCCTGGCGATAAGCGTATTCGACATCGTTGTGCATCACCGCCATTGGCGCACTGCGAAAAATAGCTGTACCATTACCAATTTTCGCCATTAATTGCTCACGACGTTGCCGATATTCTGCTTGCATAGCTGTTTAATGTTGTAAATTATGGTCTGATCTTACATTTTATACAATTGTATTAGATGTAGTAGATTGGGTGTAGCAATGCGTAACCCAACACGCTGATCTATGGGAATCCGATGTGATTTTTGCATAAAATTAAGTATTTGTAGTCTAACGCACCTAATACCATTTCACGTTAATCATGATGCACGTAAACTATGTAGAGAAGTTGCCATGCAACGTCTCTACTGTTTTTGTTTAATTGATTTAATTCCTATTCTGTTATCAGGGTAACATTTACAAGAAATAAAAAACACAAAAAATCATACTTTTGTCCGAGAAATCTGACATTAATAACAACAAAAATATTTTTAAAAAACTGTTTATTTAAGACTTGTATTTTTCTAAAAAATATTTAAAATAGAGAATCAAAAATGTAGGCAAAATTTGACATTAAGGGAAACATCAAGTGATTAAAAGAAATTTTTTAAAACTTGAAAGAATGTTATTAAATGACAGAATTAACAGTTGCTTCTGAGCTAAAACTCTTATGACAACAGTCATAAAAACACGCTATGTCTGACAACAATAATTTTGCCGCCAGAATAAAGAGTGCCTTTGAAGATTCTTCGATAAAATCCAGTAGTTTAGTCTCTAGTGCTTATATTCAATCGGATTTCAATCCCAATCCACTAGGCACTACAAGTTCTTCATCATATCTAGATACATCAGACGTAGTAGTACCATCTTCTCCCTTTACTAGCGCCAATCCCAATCCCAATCCTTACCTGACTAGCGCAGCCATTTCTCCTGATTTCAATGGTGATGGTAAAGCGGATAAAGTTTGGCTAAATACGCAAACAGGCGAGATTGTTGTCCGCTTAATGGATGGCGCAACAACCACACAAGAAGCGTCTTTGGGTACATATGACTTATCCACTTGGACTTATAAAATTGCCGATTTTAATAGTGATGGCAAGACAGACTTCTTGTTGCGGAATAATGCCACAGGTGAAAATGCGATCGCTTTAATGGATGGAACCAGAGTAGCTAACTTTGTTTATCTAGACAAAGTAGATCCAGGTTGGAATGCCAGCATCGGCGATTTTGACGGCGATCGCAAAACTGATATCTATTGGAATAATGCCCAAACTGGCCAAAATGCGATTTGGTTGATGGATGGTACAACCGTAGTCAGTGCGAATGTTTTAGATGCTACCGATCCCGGTCTAAGCGCCACTGTTGTGGATTTTGACGGTAACGGTAAGAGTGATCTCTTCTTTAGAAATGCCACCACTGGCGATAACAGCGTCTGGTTTATGGATGGTACACAAGCCACCAAGTACTCTCTACAATCACAAGACGCATCCTGGACTTACAGCCTGGGTGATTTTAACGGTGACTTTACCACTGACCTTCTCTGGCGCAACACCAGCACCGGCGAGAACAAAATTTGGACAATGAACGGTATCTTCGTCACAGAAGGCGCTGTCAACACCCTCAGTACCGACTGGACAGCCAGCATCGGTGATTTCAATGGTGATGGTAAGACAGATATCTTCTGGCACAATGGTACAACCGGCGAGAACACCGCTTGGTTGATGGACGGTACAGCAGTTAGTAGCGAAGCCTTCTTACCCAGCAATGGCGCAGCTTCTAAGCCATATCTCGGTGATTACAACGGTGATGGCAAGACTGACATCTACTGGCGCGATCAGGCAAGCGGAACAGATACAATTTGGACAATGGACGGCACAAAAGCCAGTGAAACTCTGGTGACTAATCCACTGACTCCAGAGTGGTATACAGCGTAAAAAACTAGAGGCTAGATTTTTTACTAGCCTCTAACCTCTAGTCATTTCAAACTAATTTCTAGTGACCAATTCCTCTGTGTCTCTGTGCCTTTGTGGTAAAAAAGTAATTTATTTAACCACAAAGACACAAAGGCACAAAGTTAAAAAGTGAAAGAGGAATTTCTGGACTAAGATTTTTATCCACCTTGAAAGGTCTACTTCTAACCTTTAATTAAAACTTGTAACTTAAAACCTGAATCACAGTACTATCAGGCAAATTACTAGAACTAATATTAATAGCGTCACTATTACTACGACGTAGAGTCACACCTTGCATTAAAGTGAGAAAATCATCTAGGGGTAAAATACTGCACGTTGCAGCATCAGCAGCTTGGGTGCGGTAGTGAGTGGGAATCACCAGCTTAGGATTTAATACCTCAATTGCTTGTTTAGCTTCTTGGGGATTGTAAGCTTTGTCACTTCCTCCCACAGGGATGAACAACACATCAGGTCTTCCCATGAGGATTTTTTGTTCAATAGAAATCTGTGCAGCCGCCCCACCCAAGTGCAGGATATCAACTCCGCCCTGTTTCCATTTCCAAGCAGTATTCATGCCAAATTGTTTACCGGCTTTGCGGTCATGAGCGATCGCAATTCCTTGAAATTTGATAGACTTAAACTCGTAAGCTCCTGGCTCGTATATCAGCTTAGGATTTCCCGGTAGCCCCTGAATATCACCTTCATCCAACAATTGACTGCTAATTAATACTAAATCTGCTGCTACCTTTGGTTGACGATAACCAGCAGTGCAACCCACTTTCCGAAATGGATTGACCAGAATTTTTATCCCACCACCAGTGAATAGAAAGCAAGTATGACCCAACCACTGCACTGATAAACCGCTAGATTGTGCATCAGCTTGACGGTGTGAACCAAGGGTGGAGACTAAAGCTGTAGCTAACCCCGCCCCAGCATAGCCTATCAACTGTCGTCGTTTCATTAATTACTCTCTTAACTCTAACTGTGCCAAAAAGTTTCGCAGTAACTGCTTTCCTGAAGAGGTGAGAACACTCTCTGGGTGAAATTGGACTCCTTGAATTTGCGGATAGTTCCGGTGTCGCACTCCCATAATTGTCCCATCTTCTACCCAAGCAGTGATTTCTAACACTTCGGGGCAGGTCTGACGCTCAATCACCAGACTATGATATCTGGTAGCAATCATCGGATTTTCTAATCCCTGGAAAACTCCAACTCCAGTGTGTGTTACGGGAGAAGTTTTACCGTGCATTAACTCTGGAGCAGAGACAATTTTACCACCAAACACTTGACCAATACTTTGATGTCCCAAACACACACCCAAAATCGGCAAGTTAGTACCTAGTTGTTGAATTAAATCTAAAGATATACCTGCATCTTCTGGACGACCGGGGCCAGGGGAAATCACGACAGCATCAGGATTTAAAGCGTGAATTTCTGCTACAGATATCTTATCGTTGCGAAAAACTCGAATATCTGATGCTACAGGAAACTGAGCCGCCAGTTCTCCCAAATACTGTACTAGATTGTAGGTGAAACTGTCGTAATTATCGATGACTATAATCACAGTTTATAACTCCTGCTTTTTTTAGTGCTGAGTGATGCGTTGCCCGAAATCCCTGTAGAGACGTTGCACTGCAACGTCTCTACATTCATTTTTACCAGATGTATATTTTACTCCTGCATCACTCGTTAATCTTATGTACTGCCTTTGGCGGTAGATGATATTACTGATATGATTGTGTCGCTTTGAGCATATGGTAGGTGATAATTAACTGGGTCAAAGCTAAGGGGTAACTTTGCAGTGTTTCACCTGTTGTACCCGCAACTTTACCTAGTTCTGGGTTGCTTTCGCGATCGCAGATATTCTTGAGATATGGCATATCAGAACACATGATATGCTCTAGTTTATTCACCTGATCTAAGGTGGCGTGACCGTCAACTTCTAGCACGTCTACAGGTTTATTCATATCCCTGTCTAATCCCAAGCGAATGGCTGACAGAGAATTACCATCAGTCAAATTAATAATCGGTGTAAAATCTGGGTGGGGAATAGTGGGACGCAACACTAAGCGCACATTCAAGTGTCCGTTGGTTTCATCCTCTACGTCGCCGGGGGGATAAAAACTAACTACGATATCAGACCATTGCCGTTGGGGACGAATATATTGTTCTGAGTCTGGTTCGCGTTTTGCCAATTCTGCCAAGACTTGTTCTGGGGTGTAGCCGCGTTTTTGGGTATCGCGTTTGATTTTCCATTGGGCGCGGATTTTTTCTGGAGGAGCAAGATAGACCTTCACATCGTAACATTCACGGGCAGCACGGGTAGAGTAACCAAGTAACCCTTCGATAATCACAAATTTACTGGGTTTGATGTATTGTGGCGGCTCAAAAGTCCCTGTTTTGTGACTATACACTGGTTTCAAGATTGATTGCCCTGTGCGTAACAGCGATAGGTGCTGCTGCATGATATCTAAATAGTTACAATCGGGGTGGAGTGCAGTGATGCCAATTTCTGCACGTTGCTGGCGATCGTAGCGATGATAATCATCTGTACAAATGAGCGTAACATTTTCTGGGCCTAATACCTGGGCAATACCTTTAGTTAATGTTGTTTTCCCAGCAGCACTATCACCAACAATACCAAGAATAATTGGACGGCTCATAATACCCCCCCCGATGTGAGCAACTTTAATAATAAATTTGGCAGAGAATGTCTTCTTATTCTAGAAGGGATTGGGAAAAGTCAATCACCTAAAAACAGGCTATGCAACATCTCTATACATTAAACGCATCAGTATGCTGATTTCTTGCATAATTACATCTGTATTGCAGTAGGATTTTAAAATTTTTATCTATGCAAATCATCCCTTAGTGAAGCAATTTTTTCTGACTTTGGAAGCATGGTCAACAAATAACAAAAATACCTACTATGGCAGAAGTAGTCAGCTAGTGGATAAACAGGTGCAAAAAGGGAAAGAGTGATGGTCAGGATGAAAAATCTTTCTTCCCCTACTCCCCTTTTTGCTTTAGGTGCAGTCTAAGAAGTATTGCATATCCGGGGCATTTGCTTGTCTTTAGGATATACAAGAGTAGTAAAGCAGCATAGGGGATCAAGACAGGGTAGGGATTATGGTGACACTGAATTATTCAGAATTAGAGCAGGTGGATCAGTTTCGTCTTCTGCAATCAACTTTACGCGATCGCTGGAAAACCATCGAGCTATTTGACACCGGTGAGGCGGATATTATTGTCATCCCTTCCTTAAGTATTGATCAGCGCGAAATTCAAAAAGTGGAAGGATTTGAACATTATGAAGAAAGATTACTGTTTGCGTTGATGCGGTTGCGAAATCCCCGCACTAGATTAATTTATGTGACATCTACACCATTACATCCCAGCATTATTGATTACTATTTACAACTTTTGCCGGGCATCCCATTTTCTCATGCGCGTAATCGCTTGCTCTTACTTTCGACCTATGATTCTTCACCCAAACCTCTAAGTCAAAAAATTTTAGAACGCCCCCGATTAATAGAACGAATTCAACAAGCATTAAGATTAGAAAAATCATTTATAGTTTGCTATAACTCAACCCAATGGGAAGCAGAATTATCACTAAAATTGAATGTGCCATTATATGCGGCTGCACCAGATTTACAAATTTGGGGGACAAAAAGCGGTAGTAGAGAAATCTTTGCCGAGAGTGGTGTACCCCATCCCGATGGGAGTGAGTTAGTTTGGCATCCCCAAGATTTAGCAGTTGCTGCTTGTGATTTGTGGGAACGTCAACCGACATTGCAACGGATGGTAGTCAAGTTAAATGAAGGGATTTCTGGGGAGGGAAATGCACTGCTAGATTTGCGTCCCATTATGGATGTATCGCCGGGAAAAGGTTCGAGAACAGATAGAGTGACAGCAATTAGCGATCGCTTTTCCACCATGCGCTTTCAAGCCAAACAGGAAAGTTGGACAAATTTTTCGGGACGCATCCCGGAATTAGGCGCAATTGTCGAGGCATTTGTAGAAGGAGAAATTAAGCGATCGCCTAGTGTCCAAGGTAGAATTACTCCCACAGGTGAAGTCGAAATTCTCTCGACTCATGACCAAATTTTAGGCGGGCCA
Coding sequences within it:
- a CDS encoding aminopeptidase P N-terminal domain-containing protein — its product is MQAEYRQRREQLMAKIGNGTAIFRSAPMAVMHNDVEYAYRQDSDFFYLTGFNEPQAVAVLAPHHQEHKFVLFVQPKDREKEVWTGYLCGVEAAKEIYGADEVYPIAELDEKLPQYLEKADRLYYHLGRDRHFNDKILGHYQELLRTYPKRGTGPIAIEDTGTIIHALRLIKSESELVQMRQAVAIAVEAHNYAREFTTPGRYEYEIQAEIEHIFRKRGALGPAYPSIVASGVNACVLHYIENNRQIQSGELLLIDAGCSYNYYNSDITRTFPVSGKFTPEQKILYELVLSAQKQAIAQVQPGNSFKSVHDTAVRVLTEGMVELGILTGEVDKLIEEEKYKPYYMHRTSHWLGLDVHDVGVYQHGEDKPQILQPGQVLTVEPGLYIVPDTKLAEDQPATDPRWVGIGIRIEDDVLVTATGHEVLTAGVPKAVDEIEQ
- a CDS encoding VCBS repeat-containing protein, translated to MSDNNNFAARIKSAFEDSSIKSSSLVSSAYIQSDFNPNPLGTTSSSSYLDTSDVVVPSSPFTSANPNPNPYLTSAAISPDFNGDGKADKVWLNTQTGEIVVRLMDGATTTQEASLGTYDLSTWTYKIADFNSDGKTDFLLRNNATGENAIALMDGTRVANFVYLDKVDPGWNASIGDFDGDRKTDIYWNNAQTGQNAIWLMDGTTVVSANVLDATDPGLSATVVDFDGNGKSDLFFRNATTGDNSVWFMDGTQATKYSLQSQDASWTYSLGDFNGDFTTDLLWRNTSTGENKIWTMNGIFVTEGAVNTLSTDWTASIGDFNGDGKTDIFWHNGTTGENTAWLMDGTAVSSEAFLPSNGAASKPYLGDYNGDGKTDIYWRDQASGTDTIWTMDGTKASETLVTNPLTPEWYTA
- a CDS encoding MBL fold metallo-hydrolase, with protein sequence MKRRQLIGYAGAGLATALVSTLGSHRQADAQSSGLSVQWLGHTCFLFTGGGIKILVNPFRKVGCTAGYRQPKVAADLVLISSQLLDEGDIQGLPGNPKLIYEPGAYEFKSIKFQGIAIAHDRKAGKQFGMNTAWKWKQGGVDILHLGGAAAQISIEQKILMGRPDVLFIPVGGSDKAYNPQEAKQAIEVLNPKLVIPTHYRTQAADAATCSILPLDDFLTLMQGVTLRRSNSDAINISSSNLPDSTVIQVLSYKF
- a CDS encoding aminodeoxychorismate/anthranilate synthase component II; the encoded protein is MIIVIDNYDSFTYNLVQYLGELAAQFPVASDIRVFRNDKISVAEIHALNPDAVVISPGPGRPEDAGISLDLIQQLGTNLPILGVCLGHQSIGQVFGGKIVSAPELMHGKTSPVTHTGVGVFQGLENPMIATRYHSLVIERQTCPEVLEITAWVEDGTIMGVRHRNYPQIQGVQFHPESVLTSSGKQLLRNFLAQLELRE
- a CDS encoding phosphoribulokinase; the protein is MSRPIILGIVGDSAAGKTTLTKGIAQVLGPENVTLICTDDYHRYDRQQRAEIGITALHPDCNYLDIMQQHLSLLRTGQSILKPVYSHKTGTFEPPQYIKPSKFVIIEGLLGYSTRAARECYDVKVYLAPPEKIRAQWKIKRDTQKRGYTPEQVLAELAKREPDSEQYIRPQRQWSDIVVSFYPPGDVEDETNGHLNVRLVLRPTIPHPDFTPIINLTDGNSLSAIRLGLDRDMNKPVDVLEVDGHATLDQVNKLEHIMCSDMPYLKNICDRESNPELGKVAGTTGETLQSYPLALTQLIITYHMLKATQSYQ
- a CDS encoding peptide ligase PGM1-related protein encodes the protein MVTLNYSELEQVDQFRLLQSTLRDRWKTIELFDTGEADIIVIPSLSIDQREIQKVEGFEHYEERLLFALMRLRNPRTRLIYVTSTPLHPSIIDYYLQLLPGIPFSHARNRLLLLSTYDSSPKPLSQKILERPRLIERIQQALRLEKSFIVCYNSTQWEAELSLKLNVPLYAAAPDLQIWGTKSGSREIFAESGVPHPDGSELVWHPQDLAVAACDLWERQPTLQRMVVKLNEGISGEGNALLDLRPIMDVSPGKGSRTDRVTAISDRFSTMRFQAKQESWTNFSGRIPELGAIVEAFVEGEIKRSPSVQGRITPTGEVEILSTHDQILGGPDGQIYLGCRFPADKSYRLQLQQLGLQVGRKLAEKGALERFGVDFITVDQGDGQWDIQAIEINLRKGGTTHPFMTLKLLTNGRYEPSTGLFYSQQGRPKYYIATDNLQKDRYRGLLPNDLMDIIAHHRLHFDSCTETGTVFHLMGCLSQFGKLGLTSIGDSPQQAEDIYNKVVKVLDEETRNDNRNFSLFSDYTYSTAWEGYS